The following are from one region of the Heterodontus francisci isolate sHetFra1 chromosome 34, sHetFra1.hap1, whole genome shotgun sequence genome:
- the LOC137348515 gene encoding ER membrane protein complex subunit 9-like isoform X3, which translates to MCSKAGGEFHRHHVGPPFRKMAEVEISAQAYVKMQLHAAKYPSCAVNGLLLAEKVPEADGECLLLTDCVPLFHNCLALTVMLEVALNQVDLWSAANNQVIAGYYQANDRVRDASPNSVAVKIGDRVAEHLRGAVLIMLDNAKLSGEYGGPAVIVHERQDGKWTPKDKNLAPNPPECQQVIVP; encoded by the exons atgtgcagcaaagccgggGGGGAATTTCATAG GCACCACGTTGGTCCACCCTTTCGGAAGATGGCCGAGGTGGAGATCTCGGCGCAAGCCTACGTGAAGATGCAGCTCCATGCCGCCAAGTACCCCTCCTGCGCGGTGAATGGCCTGCTGCTGGCGGAGAAGGTGCCAGAGGCGGACGGCGAGTGCCTGCTCCTGACGGACTGCGTCCCGCTCTTCCACAACTGCCTCGCCCTCACTGTCATGTTGGAGGTGGCACTCAATCAG GTTGATCTGTGGAGTGCAGCAAATAACCAGGTGATCGCTGGTTATTACCAGGCCAACGACCGTGTGAGGGACGCCAG TCCAAACTCAGTCGCCGTGAAGATTGGAGACCGAGTGGCTGAGCACCTCAGAGGAGCTGTGCTCATTATG CTGGACAACGCCAAGCTGTCAGGGGAGTACGGCGGGCCAGCGGTCATCGTGCACGAGCGGCAGGACGGCAAGTGGACGCCCAAGGACAAGAATCT